CACACAGGTGGACAGTTTACTGGACAGGAAGCGCAGCGGGTACAGACTGAAGATCCTACAGATAAAACACAGTACTGAAAACACCGGCTGGATTCAAGTAAAGACACAAATCTGACTCAGCACCTGGTGTTTGGATCCAGAAGTTTTCCAACCTGACAAAGAGTAAAATCTTTAGGATTCTGTACAGTAACTCTCCAGTGATTATTACTtgttaataaaaacatcagtgagccaaactgttgcactgggtgcTCATCATGGtcatcatgaacacacactgtagtttattttgccTCAGTCTCACatacaccgtcctgctgcccaCGTCTGGATTAATCCGCCACTGGATATAGTCcctatttcctcctgtttgctAGATAAAAACTAGAGTGAGCAGCTGTCTTAGGAAATAACTGAGCCTTTTACTAAACATGAAACTACACATCTGTGAGGTTCTTAAAGGTTCATGTCTTCAGTAGACATCAGTCGtggctgagagccacagacaggaagtcagacagtaTTCAGAGACGGACCTGAGAATTGTTTGACAAAAAGAGGATCACAGAATATTGTGAGCCTCGTCTCCTCCCTTCTCACCTGATGTCACAGATCCAGGTCCATATGGAGAGCAGCCAGCTGACGAGCAGGCAGAGCGGTACGGAGGCCTGTTTGAGCAGCTCCACGATGATGCTGGCCTCTCGGCCCTCAGACTGCCAGTGTGTCGACTTCAGCGGCCCGTCGTCGTATTTGTCCAGGAAGAACAGAGGCTGGCTGTGGGCCACCGCCTGGAACATCTGGACCAGGGGAGAGGGTTACACATGACTCCCTGCTGACATCCACCCTTTACTTTACTCTCTGCATGCTTTGGCCACATGTCACCTTTTAATCACTGACAGAAAACTAGATGCCAAATAAGGAACTTCACTTAAATATGACATTATTACTGCAAATGAGataaaataatttcacattgatgttttcatgttgcATTATTGTTCTTTTGTTCAGGAACATCATCACATCCACAGGGTCTGTGAACACCGTGAACACCggctctgtttgtctctgacCTGTCTCAGCTCAGATGGCGGATCAGCTTTAGGGTCAACAGCTCCGTTCTCGACGGGGTGAAGCTGCGACAACATCACCTTCCTCTGCTCATAGTGGACAAAGATcaccttctcttcctcctcctcctcctcctttttctcttcttcgtcacctccagcctctccatcactctcctctttcttcttcttcttagcCTCTCGCTGAACTACTCTCCCATCTGGCCACAACAAACATGAATTTATTATCAACTCCTGACAGTTTTCTTTATCAAACACTGCGACCAGAGTGTCGTCCTACAGATAATAAACTGAGTAAGAgtaaatcaaataaaagaacATGTGGAGATGTGCTTTTGAACGACTGATTAATGTTTCCAAATCCACCCCAAATTATTAAAGTACCCTATTAAAATGTGTCTTGCCGACATGCAAAGGTCTCTGTAAATGAGAAACCAGAATTGAAGAACTGATATTTCTGTCAGTCCTACACTTGCCCAGCAGAAACCTCCGGTACTACTGTAGACACCCAGTGACAAGCAGCCTGAGGCTCTTACTCTGATCCCGGTTGAGGACCTGGCAGGTGAAGCCTGTCTTGCCCAACTCGCGGTTGACCTGGAGCCAGCGTTCCTGGGGGAAGATGGTGCTGAGGTCTCTGAGGAAGCTCTCCATGCCCTCCTGACCGTCTTTGGGTAGACTCCATGAGCCCAGCACCGACAGCTCCACCCCACTCTGGGCTCGCATCTGGGTTATACAAACAGGAGTACggtgaggggggaggagaaCTAATGAGGTCTTTACCTTTGTATTTTAACAAGGCCATGAGCCTTGAATTTCTTTGGGAAAAAAATAAGTCACCAAGTATCAATCTTTTGGAAAACACCTGGTTTTGTGACTCAAATGTCATAACGATGCATGAGAGGCACAAACCGAGGCCACGTTCAACCCTGACCTGCTGGATGTACTGTTTGACCTGTCCGGGAATAAACGGGTAGTGGATGACCGCCAACACCACGGCAGAGTCGTGGCCGGGGATCCAGCGGCCGACCAGCAGTCCGCTGTCCGCCCGGTTACAGCACTGTGGGAAGAAGATCTTCAGCACCATGACTCCAGCTCAGTGTTTAGCCTCCAGCAGCTCTGATGAtctgagacaaagagagaaaaataaccAGGTCAGGTGACTTCTACCTCTGCAGGACAGAAAGGGGGACTACCTGCTGCTGTTCTAGTGTTCTCTGATCATCCACAAAACCATTAAAGACCACATAATATAGATCAAAAGAATCCAACCATAAAGATTATCACCAGACataaacagacaggaggcactTTCATCACTCTATACTTTCTATACActctatacacacactctaTACTTACTTACAATCAATTGTTGACCCATCAGAGCAAAGTCTGCATAACAACCTGCGAACCATATTTCTGACAAAAAACGGGAttatttacatgaaaacaaGAAGCCAAACCAGTAACTTCACTGTGTAAATGTTGGAATAACTGCAAACGAGAAAAACACGTTTGAGTCACCTTTGGCATCTTGAATGCTTTGATTCTGCAACTTACTGTGAattagtttatatttatttatttatttacactgtTAACCTGTTACATGTCTGTCATTTGCACATTTAGTTTGCACCTCGCGGACCACCGTTATTTCCGACCCTGACACTGTTTGGCATCGTGTATTTTGGAATTACATCTTACTGTTAACTCgtttacattcatattcatgATACACGCCGTTAGTCCGGCTAACGTACCTCGGAATACATAAAGAATTATATTGTCTTAGAACCATTTGTACAATGTTTTGTTGTATTCGTGAAACTACGCACACATTGCTGCTGTGAAATCTAACAATGTagaaaaaagtacagaaaaaatGATGCTGGATAAAACAGATAATACCTGATAAATGCCGAATCGAACAGTGAATCCTTAACACTCATAAACAATATTCCTGTGCCGGGAGAATTTACAGATGAGCGGGACGGCAGGTAAAATATCAAATTCCCAGATTTGTgtatggagtctggtgagcgAACGGAACGTATCGCAAATGGACGGTTGGCCTCATTTTATGCCCTTCAAATATTGAGTGTGGAGTCTATGGGAGCGTGTTGTTGTGGCAACACATGAAGCCCGAGGCAGGACAGATGTCAATTAGCAAGACAACACGGTAGGAAAGTAGGTTAGCCAGCGAAAAACCAATGTGGTTTGTGTTATCTTATCAAACATTCATGTGAAGAATGATAGAGAGTTGATTCTGTCCTCAGGCTTACAAAATCATGCTCCAGGTTCACCACTGTTTTTTTACTAGAATTATTCAAAATCAACCGTAATTATCCAAAGTGATGCTAAAACCATAATTCAGCGGAGAAGTTAAAGTGTGTAACGGCAGCACGGACACTAAATATGCTTGTTAAAACAGATTATTTACCTTCGTTACAAGCAACTCAAGCTTTCACCCTTCATTTGAAACGCCGAGTAGAGTTTTGCTAAGTAGAGAGCGGCGCCATTTTTGTTGTTGACAGTCCACTTGATAAAATGGTCCGGTGAGAAACACAAGCGCTCATTAGTGTTCCTGGCAGTGTTTATCCGTCTAGTTATTTTGCCTTTAACgttcttattattttattatattattattattatagatgaACAATAGAGAAATGTCAGTAAAGTTATTAACTTTGTGGATTTTCATGGAAATCATTCATGAaaattatttcagtgtttttatttgaacacaaatgtttattgattctacataatttatttattcacgtTTGCCTTTAGGATTTCTAGCATATGTAGTTTTACAGCAGtgactgtattattattattattattattattattattattattattattgttttcttaTTACTCACCAGTCAATgcccagtgtgtgtgctgctgctgtcagagctgctgctgaatgaggAGTTGGCCCAACTGTAAAGAGATTtatctcctcctgctgtgacaCAGCAAGAAAAGAGCGGGATAAAAACCTCCTACAGactaaaaataactaaaaattcTTTACAGATTAGCAGCATCACACACTTTAAGGCTAACGTGACTTTTGAGAAGAGATTAGAATTTATCCTAAAAACCACACTCTTTACTTCTAAAGTAGGTTACATCTTgacattgtgtctgtgtgcgtgtgtgtattagtatttcttattataaatgtaaaacatacattatacatatattatataatatatatctatTATTTTATGGGTTAATACTACTATTAGACTATTTCCAGCGTGCTCTGGAGACCAAGTCTGTATCTCGTTCTCGGTTTATTAACCAATTaactaatttaaataaataaataaaacctacACTACCCAGTAGATCTAGCGAGAAACAATCGCGATGCCTTGTGGGTAAAACGGAAGTAAACAAACGCACGTTGAAGACGTGGTTGAAAAATGGAGAATTCAGAGCAGAACCAAGCTTCAGACAAGAAAAGAGTAAATAAAGCGGATATTTTACGGGACTTTCAGGTGTCTTTCTTCGCTATGAGTCGTCTGCTCTCATTTCCCTGGAATGTGAGTAAAACTGGTCGTTAACAGAGCTTTTATCCTCTTTCTACACATCATGTAGCCTGAACGTCCATTCATAAATGTGCCTATTTGTGTTTAACTGCTCAGTGGAAAACTTGTTCGGTGTCAGAACATGACTGAAACTATTTCATGAATTAGCGGATTTTTCTGCCTAATTCGGCACACATACGATCCACCTGCGGGTCGGAACCAAATCAAATAATGTAAGATATTCTCCACCCAAGGCTGATTTTTAAAAGCTGATATAAAAGTGGCGGAAGTCAGTGTTTcaattgaatgaaaatgtttaatatcagcatatattttaaaattaaatatcacattacattatactgtattttgtataatgtatttgtattgagtgtatattatatataacgTATAATTCATGATACTACACTCTGAGTGTTTTATAACATCATGTACTACATCAGATTTCAGTATTAGAACAGACAAACActaataaatcattatttaatcatatttttctGACTatgcttttgtatttgtatcatagtattctttcactttctgtgtttatttctgtctttgtgcttctGCAACACCGTATTTCCCATTTTATCTTATACACAAACAATATGTGTAGTGAAATGCAGGGTGGCACACACAACATTTCtgaaattcaaattaaattaaagattaTAATCAAGGAAAATCCAAATAATGAGATAAAATACCGATACACtctgaaaacactttttaactGCTAATGTTTGCTTGTCAGTTTTTAGAAAAAGATCTTGAAAGTCACAAGTCGACAGACTTGATTTCAGACATCCTAAAACAGGTGAGTggggctgcacacacaccttccgTGGTCgtataataatacaaaacacTTGTGAAGTTAACCATTAAATGATCAGTGATGCATCTTTCCTGTGTTTGACAGACGTGTCTTCACTCTCTGTGTCAGAGgtttcctccatcagtcagatTCAGGAGGCTGTTTCTCTCCGAGCTCATCAGACGGGTCGGtggtctgtcagtctgtctgcgcACATGTCAGACAAGTCTGTTGGTCACGCTTTATTCTACTGTCACATATTCTGCTAATAATGTCTGTAAAGGTTATCAGGAGAAAACAGCACTTTGGTGTCAATTAGAGGAAGAATACGTGTTCAGACTGTTattgtagtttagttttagcTCAGAGCTACGACTAGAGAGAGAATTATTTTATTGGGTATTTTAGTAAAACacacttgtttctgctgcataaatgtgtcatttttatagTGATCATTCAGGATGGGTCCAAATGTTTTGGGGCCTTAATATTTGTTGAAGTTTTGGGATATGTTGCCACTGTTAGGACACATGACAAAACTAAGGAGTGCATCTTTAACataatagtttgatattttaggaAATGTATCATGTGAGGCTGGAGTTAGAACGAGGTTAGCGAATCGATCTTCTCCTGGAACTCTCCGCAGGCTAAGAAGGATGATTCCCAAAATGagaaattattctttttaacTTTTGCTTAGGTGCTAACACTGGCATGTTGGCGCGCCACTGTAGCAGGATGCTGAGATCAGTTTGTTGGTTTCCTTGTTTTAAGTGGAAACTTTGACCCACAGATGCCgagtcagcaggattcatcctcagggaaCCATGAACGTCCACATTTTGTAGCTCCTCTGGCTTTGTGTCTCCACAGCAGGAGGCTGCAGGCTGCGACCCTCTGGACGAGTTGTACGACGCTCTGGCTGAGGTGGTGGGAGCTGAGGAGACCACCGAGTGCTACAAGAGCTACTTACTGGTAACAAAGCATGTGGAGCCAGTGGAAATACTGCAGTGACCTTTGTGACACCTGTAACTCCACAACATGTCAGATTAGTAACGTCATCAACATTCAGGCCAGCAGTGTTTGTggaatgtatttattttaattatcatcACTTAACTTTCACCAGCTGTGATTGTATTGAGGTTGAAGTGGTAGTTTGGATCATTTGAACTACTGATTAGTTCTTTTGTGCAAATTCACTTCAGCTGACACATTAAAGTATTAgattatttgtgtttatgtattatTAAGTGTTGAGTGAGTGATCATCCATGGTAATAAATATGAAAGGGTGAGCTGTGATTTGTTCCTCCCTGTGCTCTAAATCAGTATTCATGGGGGGTTTGCGTTGACATTTATAGTTAACTGTAGGACAGCAGATATAAGGAATCTAAGCACAGTTTTATCATTTTGCCTCCCCCCTGTCGTGAACACGTTGGTGTTGGTTTTTGCCCTGCAGCCTGGTGGTGGTGCAGTCAGCCTGGTGGAGAACGTAGCTGTGATCTCAGAGGGGACCACCGGCCTGGTGACCTGGGAGGCCGCTCTCTACCTGGCAGAGTGGGCTCTGGATCACCGGCAGGCCTTCGCTGGCAGGTACCCGACCCTTCACCCTGCCACAAGAAGGCTGCAACGGGAGTTTTGGACCCCAGATTTCCGTTTCACTCACAAGCACGGCTGTAAatccctttccctccctctgctcccgCCCTCAGGTCGGTTCTGGAGCTGGGCAGCGGTGTGGGGTTGACCGGCATCACTATCTGTCGCTCCTGCGGCCCGAACAGATATGTCTTCAGTGACTGTCACGCCAGCGTCCTGCAGAAGCTGCGGAACAACGTCCAGCTGAATGGTCTGACTGAGCGGACGTGTCCTACGGTCGGAGTGGAGGAGATGGACTGGGCGGGGGCGACGGAGGAGCAGCTCAGACAGATCGGGGCCGACATGGTCATCGCTGCAGGTCAGAGCTCCGTCTCATTATGTGTCTGGATGGAGATGAACTTTCTGAACCACTGACCTGTGgacaaattcattttctgtgaacCAACTACTCAGTTCAGCTCTACTTCTACATTAGGCACAGTAGTTCTCCTGTTTTATAAGCTCTTCCTATGTTTTCTGTGcaaatcttaatttgtaaaataattatttactgCTTGTCATATGAAGGTAGTAGAGCACaagtataaagtagcacaaCAACATCTGTCCCCTCCTTGTGGTGCAGATGTTGTGTACGACCCCGACATCGTAGAAAGTCTGGTGAAGCTGCTGTCCAAGATCCTGAGCCGTCCGTCTCCCGAAGTCCTCCCTGAGGTCCTCATCTGCTCCACCATAAGAAACCAGGAGACCTACAGCGGCTTCAAGCAGCAGCTCGGTAAGAGGCCGACTGACTGCACAGAGATCAGCTTTAGTCAGTCTGACACTTCTAAAGAGTCCAAAGAAAGAGTCCACTTATTCTTATGAAGCTGCTTTCACACATATTTCCAGTGGTATGAAGACAAACGTAGTTTAATCTAGTAAAAGCTGTATTGTATTCTAGGAGTAACTAATGCAGCCCGACCATTTGTGAATTCATATATGACTTAAGATGCTGTTAAATGTtgactgaatgtgttttgttttgacagaaaaaGCAGGAATCGGCCACCGTGTGATCACCGGAGCCGTCAGCCACGTGTTCCCGTACAACAGAGCCTCTGCTATAGAAATGATTCAGCTGTACAGGTGACAGTGTGCTGTAGCACAATAAagattttatttacaaatgtacATCGTATCAAAGTCTTCTTTATACATTCAAGTGCTCAGAAGTAGGAAtgagaagtctttttttttttttttttaaaaaggaggcCAGTTTAGAGAAGGTTTTATCTCACCTGTGTTTCATGGACATGGAGTGATGTTGAGTTCAAAGACAAAAGATTTCCCAGATGTCTCACTCTCTGGATAATCAACAGACCATCATCACCACCCTGTCTACGCTCAGAGAATCCTGTATCTTCAAGCtaagacattaaaacaaattgtgTCCCTACAATCCTTCACCCCAAAATATTCTAACATCACTTCTCTGCCATCCATCCCCCGTAAGCAACCTGCTGGGGTCCATTAGGGAGCGGAGATCAGAGGCAGGACGTTCTGGTCCCAGTTGTCGTCCCAgcgctgccctctgctggtgcGGAGGTTCCTCCTCAGCACACCCAGTCTGCCCTCTGAACTGGGAAAGTCTGACAGGAGAGACTGAAAACACGACAACATTAAAAGGAAGCTGAAACTATCCTTTTAAGCTTTTAAGTTTGGATTGCTTGAGATGGGGTTGGACAAAGTTCTTATCCATATCTCATTGCTCGCTTCAAagcctccagactccattgacaaaaacaatagttttacctcgcagaacacgaGAGCTTACTGTGCTTCCACTGAACCTGTTCAATGAAATAAttcattagtttggatccaaactgcccatttaaaacacaaaagtagcacaagaacacaagcaaactaattGATCAAGGCtgcagtagatcagcaactcgcatgctctgtgaggtaaaattactatttttgtgaatgtagtctggtggcaTTGAAgagaatgaagagagagagaatggctTCAGCAGTGTAAAGAGGAAATATACACTTAAAACACTAGTTTTTTAGGAGACTAGCATCCACAGCAGTGCATTGCTTAGTGTCTGTAGTGACCATCTTCTGTAGGTGATACACTGAGTAGAGATAAGtgcctcatacaaccccacttcaaataatccaaactatccctttaaacaCTGAAAGGTATTAAAGCAGCTACAAGGAGTTTTTAACTGGTCATGAAACCGTCTCTGCTTAATTCTGATGCCACTTTATGACCGACACCTTTGTTCTGAAAACAGACTCAGTATTCTGGGAACACTTGCAGCAGGTGCTCCTCTCACCTTGAGCTGCTCGGCGAGCTCCTGAGAGTCTCTGAAGATCAGTCCGTTCTCATCGTGCTTCACCAGCTCATGTAAACTGGAGGAAGAAGGCCGCTGTGTTACTCACATCTTGAGAGATTACAAgttgatatataatataatgattgTTATTGGATTCTAATTACTGTTGCACTAATGTGTTCATTGTgataatgttgcagctggtaagTGTGGATGGTTTTCATTAGTTAATATACTGATGGGTAGCTTGTGAGCTTCTCCACTGGG
This genomic window from Pempheris klunzingeri isolate RE-2024b chromosome 17, fPemKlu1.hap1, whole genome shotgun sequence contains:
- the eef2kmt gene encoding protein-lysine N-methyltransferase EEF2KMT, translating into MENSEQNQASDKKRVNKADILRDFQVSFFAMSRLLSFPWNFLEKDLESHKSTDLISDILKQTCLHSLCQRFPPSVRFRRLFLSELIRRQEAAGCDPLDELYDALAEVVGAEETTECYKSYLLPGGGAVSLVENVAVISEGTTGLVTWEAALYLAEWALDHRQAFAGRSVLELGSGVGLTGITICRSCGPNRYVFSDCHASVLQKLRNNVQLNGLTERTCPTVGVEEMDWAGATEEQLRQIGADMVIAADVVYDPDIVESLVKLLSKILSRPSPEVLPEVLICSTIRNQETYSGFKQQLEKAGIGHRVITGAVSHVFPYNRASAIEMIQLYR